Proteins from a genomic interval of Neodiprion lecontei isolate iyNeoLeco1 chromosome 2, iyNeoLeco1.1, whole genome shotgun sequence:
- the LOC107219504 gene encoding tubulin polyglutamylase complex subunit 2 isoform X2 produces MKFIKQLVEMKPYFALITITEVFLRQNLTKKIFFYREEFPLGRLEVGSLGELKRFVGTKEQQSEAEASLPENPDLPSLSPRCKLFELGHCGSSKVYLAYVSPEVDPGIWLYHEASLRWLRLADGFTKYFRMLLIHLGLPLWQYCATGLPMPTWVEQIYLLVGPNLLPTTVKPSQSVSRTLWNEGSPNAIDPAIFKSKEFKQRNVRKK; encoded by the exons ATG AAATTTATCAAACAGTTGGTAGAAATGAAGCCGTATTTTGCGTTGATCACCATCACTGAAGTGTTTCTACGTCAaaatttgaccaaaaaaatttttttctacc GGGAAGAATTCCCTCTGGGACGCCTCGAAGTCGGAAGTCTAGGAGAGCTGAAACGGTTCGTCGGCACGAAAGAGCAGCAATCCGAGGCGGAAGCCAGCCTCCCCGAAAACCCCGATCTTCCGTCGCTGAGCCCGCGCTGCAAGCTTTTCGAGCTAGGCCACTGCGGGAGCAGCAAAGTGTACCTCGCCTATGTCAGCCCAGAAGTGGATCCGGGGATCTGGCTTTACCACGAGGCGTCTTTGCGCTGGCTTCGCCTCGCCGATGGTTTCACCAAGTATTTCCGGATGCTCCTGATCCACCTGGGTCTCCCGCTCTGGCAGTACTGTGCGACAGGACTGCCCATGCCCACCTGGGTGGAACAGATATATCTCCTCGTCGGGCCGAATCTCCTGCCAACTACCGTAAAGCCGTCGCAGTCCGTCTCCCGGACGCTGTGGAACGAGGGTTCGCCGAACGCAATCGACCCAGCGATATTTAAGAGCAAGGAGTTCAAGCAGAGGAACGTCCGGAAGAAGTAG
- the LOC107219504 gene encoding tubulin polyglutamylase complex subunit 2 isoform X3: MLVEMKPYFALITITEVFLRQNLTKKIFFYREEFPLGRLEVGSLGELKRFVGTKEQQSEAEASLPENPDLPSLSPRCKLFELGHCGSSKVYLAYVSPEVDPGIWLYHEASLRWLRLADGFTKYFRMLLIHLGLPLWQYCATGLPMPTWVEQIYLLVGPNLLPTTVKPSQSVSRTLWNEGSPNAIDPAIFKSKEFKQRNVRKK, translated from the exons ATG TTGGTAGAAATGAAGCCGTATTTTGCGTTGATCACCATCACTGAAGTGTTTCTACGTCAaaatttgaccaaaaaaatttttttctacc GGGAAGAATTCCCTCTGGGACGCCTCGAAGTCGGAAGTCTAGGAGAGCTGAAACGGTTCGTCGGCACGAAAGAGCAGCAATCCGAGGCGGAAGCCAGCCTCCCCGAAAACCCCGATCTTCCGTCGCTGAGCCCGCGCTGCAAGCTTTTCGAGCTAGGCCACTGCGGGAGCAGCAAAGTGTACCTCGCCTATGTCAGCCCAGAAGTGGATCCGGGGATCTGGCTTTACCACGAGGCGTCTTTGCGCTGGCTTCGCCTCGCCGATGGTTTCACCAAGTATTTCCGGATGCTCCTGATCCACCTGGGTCTCCCGCTCTGGCAGTACTGTGCGACAGGACTGCCCATGCCCACCTGGGTGGAACAGATATATCTCCTCGTCGGGCCGAATCTCCTGCCAACTACCGTAAAGCCGTCGCAGTCCGTCTCCCGGACGCTGTGGAACGAGGGTTCGCCGAACGCAATCGACCCAGCGATATTTAAGAGCAAGGAGTTCAAGCAGAGGAACGTCCGGAAGAAGTAG
- the LOC107219504 gene encoding tubulin polyglutamylase complex subunit 2 isoform X1: MSFFVDIVTEDSFYENLTLGIVKILEGTPCVKNVQVDRRPGCDRNALASWEQRHCCVMPDDLRNFYASIDGFLLTWSLEISGEEFPLGRLEVGSLGELKRFVGTKEQQSEAEASLPENPDLPSLSPRCKLFELGHCGSSKVYLAYVSPEVDPGIWLYHEASLRWLRLADGFTKYFRMLLIHLGLPLWQYCATGLPMPTWVEQIYLLVGPNLLPTTVKPSQSVSRTLWNEGSPNAIDPAIFKSKEFKQRNVRKK; the protein is encoded by the exons ATGTCTTTCTTTGTTGACATCGTGACGGAGGACTCGTTCTACGAGAACCTGACGCTGGGAATCGTTAAGATTTTAGAGGGCACCCCCTGCGTGAAAAATGTCCAGGTCGACAGGCGGCCGGGGTGCGATAGAAATGCTCTGGCGAGCTGGGAACAGAGGCATTGCTGCGTTATGCCCGATGACCTGAGAAACTTTTACGCATCCATTGACGGGTTCCTGCTCACTTGGTCCCTCGAAATATCAG GGGAAGAATTCCCTCTGGGACGCCTCGAAGTCGGAAGTCTAGGAGAGCTGAAACGGTTCGTCGGCACGAAAGAGCAGCAATCCGAGGCGGAAGCCAGCCTCCCCGAAAACCCCGATCTTCCGTCGCTGAGCCCGCGCTGCAAGCTTTTCGAGCTAGGCCACTGCGGGAGCAGCAAAGTGTACCTCGCCTATGTCAGCCCAGAAGTGGATCCGGGGATCTGGCTTTACCACGAGGCGTCTTTGCGCTGGCTTCGCCTCGCCGATGGTTTCACCAAGTATTTCCGGATGCTCCTGATCCACCTGGGTCTCCCGCTCTGGCAGTACTGTGCGACAGGACTGCCCATGCCCACCTGGGTGGAACAGATATATCTCCTCGTCGGGCCGAATCTCCTGCCAACTACCGTAAAGCCGTCGCAGTCCGTCTCCCGGACGCTGTGGAACGAGGGTTCGCCGAACGCAATCGACCCAGCGATATTTAAGAGCAAGGAGTTCAAGCAGAGGAACGTCCGGAAGAAGTAG